The following are encoded in a window of Rosa chinensis cultivar Old Blush chromosome 4, RchiOBHm-V2, whole genome shotgun sequence genomic DNA:
- the LOC112200235 gene encoding very-long-chain 3-oxoacyl-CoA reductase 1: MAMELEEGFIVAASCIGFISVCKAFINFVRWVWVMFLRSPKNLKDYGSWAIVTGSAQGIGKVLALELASKGLNLVLIDKNHSALEATSNEIHEEFGGRVEIKNMVIDLAKLSGKEIANAIEDGIRGLDVGVLINNAGIGYPYARFFHEVDLELMENIIKVNLGAVTWVTRVVLPGMLKKKKGAILNISSNSSQLPSFPLYTLYSTTKAYISMFSRCISLEYKQQGIDIQCQIPFFVATSLTKHLRGLSWFMSSPEKFSKASVRWIGYEPVCNPYWWHSVQWFILRVASPDELLNAIIYWICIRVRKRGQMKEAQSKKMHQQENAS; the protein is encoded by the exons ATGGCAATGGAATTGGAAGAAGGTTTCATTGTAGCAGCAAGTTGCATAGGCTTCATCTCTGTTTGTAAAGCTTTCATCAACTTTGTGAGATGGGTATGGGTCATGTTTCTGAGATCCCCAAAGAATCTCAAGGACTATGGCTCTTGGGCTATCGTCACCGGCTCTGCTCAAGGAATTGGCAAAGTGCTTGCCTTGGAGTTGGCTTCGAAGGGTCTTAACCTTGTCCTGATTGATAAAAACCATTCAGCGCTCGAAGCTACCTCCAATGAAATACATGAAGAATTTGGTGGAAGAGTCGAGATTAAGAACATGGTGATCGACTTGGCCAAATTGAGCGGCAAGGAAATAGCTAATGCCATAGAGGATGGGATAAGAGGACTAGATGTTGGTGTTTTGATTAACAATGCAGGGATAGGTTACCCTTATGCCAGGTTTTTTCATGAGGTTGATTTGGAACTCATGGAGAATATTATTAAGGTGAACTTGGGAGCAGTAACTTGGGTGACTAGGGTAGTGCTTCCAGGAAtgctcaagaagaagaaaggagcaATTCTCAATATTAGTTCCAATTCAAGTCAGCTCCCTTCTTTTCCTCTATACACTCTTTATTCTACAACCAAAGC GTACATTTCCATGTTCTCAAGATGCATTAGTTTGGAATACAAGCAGCAGGGAATTGACATTCAGTGTCAG ATTCCTTTTTTCGTGGCAACGAGTTTGACAAAACATTTGAGGGGACTTTCCTGGTTTATGTCATCACCAGAGAAATTTAGCAAAGCAAGCGTTCGCTGGATTGGTTATGAGCCTGTGTGTAACCCCTACTGGTGGCACTCTGTGCAGTGGTTCATATTACGTGTGGCCTCACCGGATGAGTTATTGAATGCCATCATTTACTGGATCTGCATTCGGGTCAGAAAGAGAGGCCAAATGAAGGAGGCACAGAGCAAGAAGATGCATCAACAGGAAAATGCATCGTGA